One window of Myxosarcina sp. GI1 genomic DNA carries:
- a CDS encoding type II toxin-antitoxin system VapC family toxin, with product MTLRYLLDTNVVSEPVRPKPNPAVLAKLQAHQEEIGTAVVVWHELLFGCQRLLPSKKRRKIETYLQKVVQPHIPLLPYDETAATWHAKERTRLVAAGKTPAFVDGQIAAIAYTNNLILVTNNTSDFQNFLNLKLENWHQ from the coding sequence TTGACCCTGCGTTATCTACTCGACACTAATGTAGTTTCCGAACCCGTGCGACCCAAACCCAACCCCGCAGTATTGGCAAAACTACAAGCGCACCAAGAAGAAATTGGTACGGCGGTGGTTGTTTGGCACGAGCTTTTATTTGGCTGTCAGCGTCTTCTACCATCTAAAAAACGCCGTAAGATTGAAACCTATTTACAAAAAGTAGTCCAGCCTCATATTCCCCTACTTCCCTATGATGAAACGGCAGCAACTTGGCACGCAAAAGAAAGAACTCGCCTTGTAGCAGCAGGTAAAACTCCCGCTTTTGTGGACGGACAAATCGCTGCGATCGCTTACACTAATAATTTAATTCTCGTTACTAATAACACCTCAGATTTTCAAAATTTTCTGAATTTAAAGTTAGAAAACTGGCATCAATAA